In the Granulosicoccus antarcticus IMCC3135 genome, ATAGCCAGAATAGGACTTGTCTCCCAGCACGATAAAAGCCAAGCCTCTGAACAAGGACAGGGTTCCGATCGTAATCACGATGGAAGGCAGACCCAGAACCGCAACCAGAAACCCGTTGAACGCACCACACAGGACACCGACACCAATGCCGACGGCGACCAGAGTTGGTGTATCAGCACCCATTTGAACGGCAAACCCCATGGCCGTCGAGGACAAGGCAATGATCGAAGCTACCGACAAATCGATCTCACCGGCGATGATCAGCATGGCCATGGCAAAGGCGATCATCGCTTTTTCGGTAAAGTTGAAGGTAGCATCCGACAGATTCCACGGATCCAGAAAGTACGGGGATGCTTGCGTATTGAGAAAGAAAATCAATATGCCTACAGCCAGTAACAAGGTCTCCCAGCTGGAGAAGATTCTACGCAGTGCACTGCTACCGCGATCTGGCATGGAATACTGCGACTTTACCGTTGCCTCTTTCATGCTTTCTGCGCCGATTTAAGTATGATTCGACCCGGCTTGCGTTCTGCACGGGCGTTGAAGATGATGGCCACGATAATGGCCGAGCCGGAGATAGCCATCTGCCAGAACGGAGAGATGTCGATCACAGGCAAGGCATTCTTGATAACCCCCAGAAACAGAGCACCCAGCACCGCACCCAGTACCGTTCCCATTCCGCCTGAGATGGATATGCCACCGATCACACACGCTGCCACGATATCCAGCTCAAAGCCTCCGGCGATATCCACATAGGCAACCGCGTAGCGTGAAACCCACAAATAGCCTGCCAGGCCGGAAACAGCCCCGGAAATGACAAAGGCCATAAAGCGTGTCTTACCCACATCTATACCCGTGTAGACCGCTGCATTCGGGTTACCTCCCACCGCGTAAAAGGCTCGACCCAGAGCAGTGCGTCGCATGAGGAGCGCCACGATGGCAATGATGGCAATGGCAAACCAGGACAACATCGGTAATCCCAGCACAACCGTGCGCGGCAAATCCTTGAACGCTGCGCTCATTTCATGGGCGTTGACCCACTGCCCTTGCGAGACCAGAAAAATCATGCCCCTGAAAATGGTGAGAGTACCCAGGGTCACCACAATAGGCGGTATGTCCAGCTTCCAGACCAGCAATCCATTGAGGCTGCCCAGAAGCGCACCCACCATGACCGACATCAGCAGCAGCACCGGCATCGGTATACCAGGCAGCGCCGAGTTGAGCATTGCACACAACATACCCACCAAAGCCAGGTTGGATGCCATGGACAGATCGATGCACCGCGTCAGAATGACAATCATCTGCCCTAATGCCAGAATGATCAATATCGAGGTGTCGTTGAAAACTGACAACAACATCGCTGGTCGTATGAAGGCTGGGAAGCGAAGATAGACAAGCCCGATGATCAGTATCAACGCACCGGCCAGAATCAGATCACGAGATATGCGTAAAGACTTCATGCTGCCTCCTCTTCTATACCCGCCGCCGCACGTACCAGTGCTTCCGGCGTTGCCTGTTCACGATCAAACTCAGCCACTCGCCGGCCCTCGCGCATCACGATGATTCTGTCGGACATCCCCATGACCTCGGGTATTTCCGAGGACACCATGATGACCGCCAGCCCCCTGGCGGCCAGCTCACGCATAAAGCTGTGTACAGCGGCCTTTGAACCGATGTCGATACCTTTTGTCGGCTCATCCAGAATGATGACCTTGGGCTGGGTCGCCAGCCACTTGGCGATAACCACTTTCTGCTGATTACCACCGGACAACTGGCCGACCGGTTGATCCAGTGCCGCCGCCTTGAGCTCCAGACGCTGAGTGTACTCACGCGCCAACTCATACTCTCTGGCGACTCGGACAAAGCCGCGTTTTGCAGTACTTTTCAATGACGGCAACGCGACGTTCTGCACAATGGGCAGTCCGGTGAAAGCACCTTGCCCGCCTCTATCTTCAGGTACGTAGACGACACCTTCTCGAATGGCATCCGCCGGGCTCTGCAATTTCACGGTACGCCCATCCAGAGTAAGCGTGCCTTCACTGATACGCGTTGTGCCAAACAAGGCCTGCATGCACTCACTGCGACCCGCCCCCACCAGACCGTAGAACCCTAAAATTTCTCCTCGGCGTAATGAAAAACTGATGTCAGCAAATTCGGTGGGGTGAGTAAACCCTTCAACCTGCATGACCTGCTCACCCAGCTCACTGATTCGTGGTGGGAAAACGCTCTCCACGGATCGACCGACCATCATCTCGACCAGCTCGCTGGGGTGGGTATCGCAAATTTTACCCTCGCCCGCCATCGAACCATCACGAAATACAGTGTATCGATCAGCAATCCGGAAAATTTCATCGAACTTGTGACTGATGAACAGAATGGCCTTGCCATCGGCTTTCAACAGATCTACCAGAACGTAAAGCTCTTCAATTTCCTTGTGCGACAAAGCCGCCGTTGGCTCATCCATGATCACGACTCGCGCATCGACGGATAACGCACGTGCAATCGCGACCTGGTGTTTGCTTGCGATACCCAGTTCTCGCAAGGTGGTTTGCGGATCGAGATGGGCCCCGACCTTTTCCAGCAGTGCTTGCGCCTGAGCATTTATCTGCTTCCAGTCAACCAGCCCCCAACGGTTGCGAGGTGCATGCCCAATGAATATATTCTCGGCAACTGACAGGTCATCAAACAGCACGGTTTCCTGGTGAATAGCGGTAATGCCCGCCTTAGTCGCTGCATGTGGATTCGCCAGCACGCTCGCCTGCCCATCAATGCGTATGACACCGCCATCAGGCTGATAGATGCCCGTGAGTATTTTGACCACGGTTGATTTGCCCGCCCCGTTCTCACCAACGAGTGCCGTGACTTCTCCCGCATGCAGATTCAACGACACCTCAGAGAGTGCTTTGACTCCGGGAAACAGTTTCACGATTCCATCGAGGGATAGAACTGGCGGGGGGGCGTACTTGTAGATTCCGAATTCAATTCGTGACTCTCGACAGTTATGGGTAAGGAGTATCAGAAACTATCTGATATAAAAGGATCCAGGCAGTGCTGCCAAAGACATGCACAGCACTACCCGTCCGTTCAAACTGCAGCGATGCAGACCGTCTTAGAAGATATCCTTGAAATCATTGACGTTAGAGGCGTCATACACGAACGGATCCGCCATGGCGCCTGCACGATCATCATCCAGCGTCACGTTACCCAAGCGACCCATACCAATTTCGCTACCCGCCTCGGCCACCGCTTCACCCTTGACCAGGTTGTAGGCGATCATGGTTGCCGCATAACCCAGATCAATCGGATTCCAGATAGCAAAGGACTTGCTGGCACCGGATTCGACATGTGCGGCCATTTCCGAAGGCAGGCCCAGGCCCGTGACATTGACCTCGCCAGCCTTGCCAGCATCAGAAACTGCCTGTGCTGCAGCAACAATGCCTACCGATGTCGGTGAAATAATGGCTTTGAGGTTCGGATACGAAGACATAAGACCTTGTGCCTCACGATAGCTCTTGTCTGACAGGTCATCTCCGTAAACCGTTGTCACCACATCAATGCCTGGATAGTTATCCATAACCTTGTTCATCTCGTCTATCCAGACGTTCTGGTTGGTCGAGGTGGCCGTGGCCGAAAGAATGGCCACCTCACCACCTTCGGGTAGATGATCGGCTGCCAACTTGATGATCATGTTGCCGATCAAGGGACTGGAAGAAGGGTTCAAGTGCATCATGCGACCCTCTGGTGCGACGCCCGAGTCCCAGGACACGACAGTGATGCCGCGAGCCATGGCCTTTTTCAAGGCAGGTACCACGGCATCCTGATCATTGGCCGAAATGGCGATCGCATCCACCTTCTGGGCGATCAGGGAGTTGATCACTTCAATCTGACCTTCTGCTGTCGTATCCGTCGGACCGGTATAGATGATCTCGACCCCGCCCATCTCAGCCGCTGCCTCTTCGGCACCCTTGGCAGCCGCTTCGAAGAAACCGATACCCAGTGCCTTGACGACCAATGCAATGCGCATGTCATCTGCCTGGGCCGGACTGGCGCATATTCCCAGGCTTATAGCGCCCGCAGCCAGTATTTTGGAAAATGGTGTTTTCATGTTATTCCTGCCGTGGTTGTCGTTATGGTGTTTTTATGGTTACTACTGGTTTTTCCAGTTACTACTGTTGAGCCAAATCGCTTCGGCCGTCTACCTATCCAGCGTCCGACAAAGTATCGTCCGCCAGGGAATTTGAGCTACTCTTGAGAGTGGCCACGATCACGCGAACATCTGCGTTTTCCAGCATATTCACAGTGGCGTCATCGATTCTTTCATCAGTAATCAGGACATCGATGCGCTCAAGGGAACAGATCAGCTGACTGGAGCGACGTTTGAATTTGCTGGCATCGGCCAGAACCACCAGCTCATCCGTCTGAGCCATCAACTTCAGCTCACTCTGTATCACCAAAGGATCCGACTCCATCAGCCCCATCCTGCCGACGCTATGCACACCCATGAACATCCGGTGCGCATAAAAATTCTTGGTCACATCATTTTCGAACGGACTGAGAATGATGTTCTGCTCACGATAAATAGTGCCCCCTGGCATCGTTATCTGATTTTTGGAGTTATGCAGCAGGTGCTCGGCAATGGGGAATGAGTTGGTACAGATCTGTAACCGCCTGCTGGTCAACAGGTGCACCATCTGAAAGGTACTTGTTCCCCCACTGATGATCAGAGCTTCCCCATCAACACACAACGCGGCTGCCTCACGGGCGATGGCGCGTTTCTCTACAACATTGATTGATTGGTTGACACTGAATGGTCGACCTGCCAGTCCTGTCTGAGCCGGAGGTAATAGTGCTTCTGCTCCGCCTCGAACCCGCTTGAGCTTCTTTTCCAGATGCAATGACGCGATATCACGCCTTATGGTCGCCTCGGATGAATCCGTCAGTTCGACCAACTCTGCCACTGTGGCAACCGGCCTTTCTTGTATGACAGACAAAATGATCTTCTGTCGCTCTCGTTCATGCATATATTTGCTCCTGAATCACAACACATGATACCTACGAGCTCATAAGTGTCAATCATTTTCAATCACAACCGATCATATTTTCATTAATTCGATCATTTTTACCAATTCTTGATTGACTAAGATCGTTTTTGACGACATTATTCTCATTCGTCAAATTCAGGAATCGTTCTCATGAGCAGTCGTCACACATCTGGTTTATTGCAAAGTCAATGGAACGAGCCACATGCAGCCACTATGGATGAGCCCGGCAGATTGCTGTATCGCTCTAACTTGTTGGGCGCAGACAAACGCATCACCAACTACGGGGGTGGCAACACCTCAGCCAAGGTCATGACCGCAGACCCCTTGTCAGGCGATGAGGTTGAAGTGTTATGGGTCAAGGGCTCTGGTGGCGATGTAGGCACGATGGCTCTGGATGGCTTTGCCACGCTGTATCAAAGCAAACTGAATGCGTTGAAGGATTTGTATCGTGGCGAAGCACATGAGGACGAGATGGTCGCCTACCTGCCTCATTGCACATTCAATCTCAATACGCGCGCAGCTTCCATTGACACGCCTCTGCACGCCTATGTTCCCAAAACTCATGTCGATCATATGCACCCCGATGCCATTATTGCCATCGCCGCTGCAGCTGACAGCCAAAAGTTGACTCAGTCTATCTTCGGCGACGACATTGGCTGGTTGCCGTGGAAACGCCCAGGCTACGAATTGGGCTTGTGGCTCGAGAAGTTCTGCCTGGAAAACCCCAAGGCTCGTGGTGTCATTCTGGGCAGCCATGGTCTGTTTACCTGGGCTGATTCGGCTGCGGAATGCTATGCGGTGACGCTTGATATAATCAACAAGGCCATCGTCTGGCTAGATGAACAGACTGCAGACAGCGCAGCATTTGGTGGCTCTGAGTGTCAGGTGCTCTCTGCCGAAGAACGTCAGTCTGTTGCCTCGAAACTCATGCCCGAAATTCGTGGACTCATCAGCACAGATGAATACAAGATTGGCCATTTTGACGACAGCGATACCGTGCTTGAATTTGTCTGCTCCAAACAGCTGACATCCCTGGCGGCACTGGGTACAAGTTGCCCGGATCACTTTCTTCGAACCAAGATACGGCCATTGATTGTCGGCTTTGATGCTCATAAACCTGACATCGAGAACACAAAGGAACAACTACCGCAGGCGATTGAAAGCTATCGTCAGGAATACGCTGCCTACTATGACCGATGCAAACACGCT is a window encoding:
- a CDS encoding sugar ABC transporter ATP-binding protein codes for the protein MKLFPGVKALSEVSLNLHAGEVTALVGENGAGKSTVVKILTGIYQPDGGVIRIDGQASVLANPHAATKAGITAIHQETVLFDDLSVAENIFIGHAPRNRWGLVDWKQINAQAQALLEKVGAHLDPQTTLRELGIASKHQVAIARALSVDARVVIMDEPTAALSHKEIEELYVLVDLLKADGKAILFISHKFDEIFRIADRYTVFRDGSMAGEGKICDTHPSELVEMMVGRSVESVFPPRISELGEQVMQVEGFTHPTEFADISFSLRRGEILGFYGLVGAGRSECMQALFGTTRISEGTLTLDGRTVKLQSPADAIREGVVYVPEDRGGQGAFTGLPIVQNVALPSLKSTAKRGFVRVAREYELAREYTQRLELKAAALDQPVGQLSGGNQQKVVIAKWLATQPKVIILDEPTKGIDIGSKAAVHSFMRELAARGLAVIMVSSEIPEVMGMSDRIIVMREGRRVAEFDREQATPEALVRAAAGIEEEAA
- the rhaS gene encoding rhamnose ABC transporter substrate-binding protein, coding for MKTPFSKILAAGAISLGICASPAQADDMRIALVVKALGIGFFEAAAKGAEEAAAEMGGVEIIYTGPTDTTAEGQIEVINSLIAQKVDAIAISANDQDAVVPALKKAMARGITVVSWDSGVAPEGRMMHLNPSSSPLIGNMIIKLAADHLPEGGEVAILSATATSTNQNVWIDEMNKVMDNYPGIDVVTTVYGDDLSDKSYREAQGLMSSYPNLKAIISPTSVGIVAAAQAVSDAGKAGEVNVTGLGLPSEMAAHVESGASKSFAIWNPIDLGYAATMIAYNLVKGEAVAEAGSEIGMGRLGNVTLDDDRAGAMADPFVYDASNVNDFKDIF
- a CDS encoding bifunctional rhamnulose-1-phosphate aldolase/short-chain dehydrogenase produces the protein MSSRHTSGLLQSQWNEPHAATMDEPGRLLYRSNLLGADKRITNYGGGNTSAKVMTADPLSGDEVEVLWVKGSGGDVGTMALDGFATLYQSKLNALKDLYRGEAHEDEMVAYLPHCTFNLNTRAASIDTPLHAYVPKTHVDHMHPDAIIAIAAAADSQKLTQSIFGDDIGWLPWKRPGYELGLWLEKFCLENPKARGVILGSHGLFTWADSAAECYAVTLDIINKAIVWLDEQTADSAAFGGSECQVLSAEERQSVASKLMPEIRGLISTDEYKIGHFDDSDTVLEFVCSKQLTSLAALGTSCPDHFLRTKIRPLIVGFDAHKPDIENTKEQLPQAIESYRQEYAAYYDRCKHADSPAMRDPNAVVYLIPGVGMITFAKDKATARISGEFYTNAINVMRGSSAVSTYQGLPEQEAFDIEYWLLEEAKLQRMPKPKSLAGRIALVTGGAGGIGSATAERFLREGACVVLADIDKELLEQSCAHLSERYGSDVVRQVLMDVTSETQVADAFSKTANQYGGIDILVSNAGIATSAAVEDTSLALWNKNMDVLSTGYFLVSRESFRLMRRQNMGGAVVFIASKNALAASPGASAYCTAKAAEVHLARCLALEGAGAGIRVNVVNPDAVLQGSKIWSGDWLKQRADAYGKDSSDLQAHYRERSLLKRDVLPEDIAEASYFLASDASLKSTGNIINVDAGNVQSFTR
- a CDS encoding ABC transporter permease: MKSLRISRDLILAGALILIIGLVYLRFPAFIRPAMLLSVFNDTSILIILALGQMIVILTRCIDLSMASNLALVGMLCAMLNSALPGIPMPVLLLMSVMVGALLGSLNGLLVWKLDIPPIVVTLGTLTIFRGMIFLVSQGQWVNAHEMSAAFKDLPRTVVLGLPMLSWFAIAIIAIVALLMRRTALGRAFYAVGGNPNAAVYTGIDVGKTRFMAFVISGAVSGLAGYLWVSRYAVAYVDIAGGFELDIVAACVIGGISISGGMGTVLGAVLGALFLGVIKNALPVIDISPFWQMAISGSAIIVAIIFNARAERKPGRIILKSAQKA
- a CDS encoding DeoR/GlpR family DNA-binding transcription regulator, with translation MHERERQKIILSVIQERPVATVAELVELTDSSEATIRRDIASLHLEKKLKRVRGGAEALLPPAQTGLAGRPFSVNQSINVVEKRAIAREAAALCVDGEALIISGGTSTFQMVHLLTSRRLQICTNSFPIAEHLLHNSKNQITMPGGTIYREQNIILSPFENDVTKNFYAHRMFMGVHSVGRMGLMESDPLVIQSELKLMAQTDELVVLADASKFKRRSSQLICSLERIDVLITDERIDDATVNMLENADVRVIVATLKSSSNSLADDTLSDAG